The Solenopsis invicta isolate M01_SB chromosome 1, UNIL_Sinv_3.0, whole genome shotgun sequence DNA segment TTACAGATCATTCGTGTTGAAAGAAAAtcgatttaaatttgattccgATACGATATTTGTTGTCTATTTCGTGTGAAAGCACCCTGATTACAAAGGGAGACTACGTCTTTTTCccttttgtcattttttaaattattatttcgtacAGTGCTGCATCGTAAATTTCAAttcataagaaaattaaaatattgtggcaacaaattcttttttttttcaatgaaaaatattaaaagtaaatacattttttacgatttttagatttacaatgctatttatttatgcataCTTCTTACACAATGGTTGTCCCAAACTTATTTCACCTTATTTCTGTcgaatgttaaattataattaattaatgttaaattatagaGTAGCGATTGTTCTCgtaaaaaaattgcttaaaCAATATAGATATTCGTAATTTGTGCAACGGAGACAAAGAACAATTGTACAAAATCAATGAATAtgtatcaacttttttttttctactagtCTCTTTGTTTGCTGATAGACGTTACACGGTTTGATCATGCGTCGTTGAACATCTAACTAAAGTGGGAGTAATTGAGCATGAAAACTTCATAGCATGCATGTACTTGGGCGACCTTTCTCAGTCACCTGTCCGATCAATCAATCGGCGAACTccaaatgaatttaaaaagacAAGCGCTTCTCTCGTGGAAAGCTCTGTGTATCTCTATGCAATTACGTGTATTCGagttaattatgaaaaactaATTTTGCCGGCTTCGCATGTATCGTTCGAATTGCGGCTCGGGATGGCTCGAATTTCCATTTCGATTTCGACAATtgagggaaaaagaaaagaaggaaaaagagaaaacaataGCGATTTTCGTGGTTGAAAGTCCGATTTCGAGAGAGAAATCGGAGAGAGGCATTTCTCGCATCGATATATTTCAAGGAGAGAACCTTCGTGTCACTCGAGACTGTCGTGTGTAAAGGCGGTTGGCTTCGGTCAAAGCCGATCGATACGCGAACGCGGCCGTCGAGTCGTCACGGCGGTTGTCGAGGCGCGCCGACGAGGGTCGAGACGAGCCGAGCGCGGCCGAAGTGCGCCGGACGCAGCCGAGGCACGGTTAGGTGGCGACGGGCGACGCATAGTGAACGACGCGGGGACCCCTCTGTGGATTCGCGGTGAACGGCGTACGCGTTCTCAACGGGCGCGGCTTTGCGTCTCGAAGCTGGCGTTTTACGCGGTAAAATGTCCTCCCTCGATTATCTGGAGGTGTGTCGGCTGTGTCTTGTGAAGGACCGCGTCTCGGTGCCGATCTTCGAGGGCGAGGGAGACGTGCGGCAGATCTTCCTCAAGATCACAGCCTGTTTGCCGGTCAAGGTAAGAAGCCAACTACGCCATTCGGCTTACCAGCTATGGCGATCCGCCATTTTGCCGAGCCTTCTCGAACAAGCTCGCGGACTGACCTCGACGAGGATCTCGGCCTCGTTGGGCATATTCTGAATCGCTCTGTAGACGAGAGAGAATCGCTCCGAGACGGCGTCGAGATGGCACGGTCTTTTATGATGCTACACCTTGCGCTGCGTCTAATCCCGGTCTCGTCGCTCGTCGCTCGTCGCCTTTGTGACGCCGCTAATTAGTCGATGGACTTTGCCGCGCTTTTTTCCTCTTTGCGTGGATGTTGCTCGATAGAAAAGTCGCCTCGTTGCGCTCATAATACTGCCGATGTCTCGTGAGGCTCGTGAGAAAGCGGTTGATGGAAAGCGTCTTTCATCTCGTGTAGCGTGGAATTCGTTAATCTTGAATGTTTTCGACATCTTGCCACCGACATTGTTCACGCTCGCGAAACACGTAATGTCGACTCCCCAATGATTCCCACAGATCGATATTCCCGTATTTTGTTCGAAAATTCTTTTTCATCGCGAGAATGAATCGTCTAGTGCAATTCGTGCTCCGATTTTGGCTCACATATGGATTTTTATCGCGGAGGGATTAAAATCTCAAACGCTATGCGTGATTGGTCGTGAGCTCGTTAATCGCCTACGATTTAATGGCGTCCCTTGTGTTTGTTGCTCTGGCGGAGAGATAATTCCTGCATGATTTTTAGGagatgtattaatataatatgaatgttttttttttgttaatttaagaAGATAACTGTACAAGTTGGATATAttagagaaatatttatataaataaaatattgcagtgCATATATAAGAATCGTAATACCtcaaaaattgcataaatttatttttgatggaATATCTCAATctcatcttttttctttattataggTGAACAGGGAAGACAAATTACCTAAGAAAATATGCGATGACTGTGTGTATAAAGTAGAATTATGTTATCAATTTTGGCATACGACGGCGAATGCCGAAAAACAATTGCTGCAATGGCTAGGCGATGTAAACATGGAAGACAAACAGGGTTACAATGTTCTCAATCCGGTAATTATTGCTGTTTTGTACAACTTATTTCTTATCTGattatttttcttgatgaacttaaaagaaattaataaacacCCTATACGATCTTGTATAGTCTTGAAGATTAgcctttataaattatataaatctcaGATTGTCATTTATTTAGTTTTCTTTTGTCTATGTTTATCTTAGCAGTGATAGTGATcataatattttgcatattgTACACTTGtaagttctttttaatactttttacactttacatttttatatattacaatctTTTATACAAATGTCTTTGTAATGgataagttttatataaaattgagatataattattagataatataatttacaaaatttttgaattattttaattaagaaataaagtaaaataaatttatatttaatttattgaaattttcaaatcttGATAAACTAACTTGTATCGGTTTTTGTTTTGCAATTTTAGAATGGAATGAAGCAAGATCAGAACAACGAGAGCAGGTTAGATGGTACTGTGATGCAACAAGTGAGCGAACATCAGAACAATATGAATATGGGTATGATGGACAATATGGGCCTGAGTATACCCATGATGATGTCGAATAATACCCAACAACAAATAACCTCAGTTCCTATGGACAACAGTGGTAGCTCTGTACAAAATGTTCAACCAGTAGCTGGACCAAGCACACAAACGACACATGACCAAATTACACAGAATCAAACAGACGCGCCTACGCAacaagaagaggaagaagaaagcaGCGAAGAAGAGGAAAACTCGGATGATGAGTGTGATGGAGATGAAGGTATATATCCGTGTTACACATTTtgtaatttacttatttaattactaAGCACTAACATTATTTAGAAGTTTGAagaacataaaagaaaaaaattttttaattctgtttaaGGCCTAcctataaaagaagaaagtgaAGAAGATCCTAATAGTAATAGAACTATAGAGCCTACAACGTTTGTTAACGTTTCTTTGGCGTGCGACGAGGCAGGCCCATCTGGACTTCAGCAACAAAAAATTACAGACATGCCCGAGATGGTAATGCAACAAACAACAGATGTGGATCCGAAAACTGGGTGAGTTCTCTGTTCTTATTTTACTGTTTGAGGGCCAAAGATGCCATTTGTTGTGGTAAACATAAACAATCATACCTAAATATTGcgttagttttatttatttgttatttctatcAACTTTAATCCAATTTCAAAATGAATAAAACTTGTCTTGAATGAAATTAAcgatagatataaataaaataaattaatgatatattctgttaataaattattaaaagcaattttttaataattcatacatAAAGTTACCAACAGCAGTGTAGATATTTCTAGAGAAATTTCTATAGAAATAATATCTAATGTGTTTTCTGTTTaagaatattgttttaaaaatttttattttaaagtgctTTTAATTGTACATTAGCTCTTCTCtgtataaattcaataataaatcttaaaagaaattttgaaccCGTAcggtagaaataaaaataagatagaTAACTACATCTGAacttttaatgtttataaatataaaatacaggtAAACACAAGGTAAGTTTCAACACACCCCACAACCATCTTTGGCCCTAGGTGTTTagcaatttatacaaatattttttgtattacgtataacatttacattacttttaaacaatttggtaaatttttatttaatattgcacTACGCGATTGTTTAATTCAGAATACAAATTGCTAAGCACCTTACTTTTACATGTGGTAGCATGTACATAGAGTGCATTTCGATGAAACATAAtctataagtttttttttatgtttctctaCATCTTATAGatatttggaaataattttatacaattaatcgAAATGGACTTTATGTTagacattatttatatatgtgcaAGAAAATGGATAGAGGGATTTCTCTGGATTATTCATATACATGATAGGAGAGaagaataaatttcttattCAGTAGTAACTATGCCTATTGCTTAAGAGAAACCAGCTTGATCTCTCTGTCCACTCAGAAACCAAATGTTTACATGTTGTCGATATTAATATTCCCACGCTTACGTGATGGCACTAAATGCCGCACATGACCGATATTCAGCCGATTCAAAAATCACAGACGatagatattttaattgatGCAACGTATATCTACTATTTCTGATTTATGATTTTCGTGCTTTCCGACGCCTGCGCTTTACGATATTGCCAGGACACTATTACTATATTAATCTTAAGAGATTatcttttaattgatataaaaagattGTGCTTCAACGAGATCGTTAATAAATTTTGCGTGTCCGGTACGATTCTCCGGAATTCTACGACAAAGTAATTGCGCAATAGTGTACAACCGAGAAGAAAATCGGTTCAGAAATTGTTAAGAGTCTCGATGTCGAAGAAGAAGGATCGTATATTTTCCGATTTGAAGACTTCTGCGAAACAAAGGAAAAAGAATCATCCATCAAGAGACTGCTGAGTCAAGAGGATTTTTTGCATTGTAAACACAAAGGCGAGtatcactttttttatattctatattctaGTTTGTTTATGgactattttttgttatatgcaaaaatattgcGGATTTGTATGAATATTATCGGTATGTGAATTTCATGGTTACCTGCGATAAGTTTAAACGATGCCATTTTTTGGCATCAAacgaattcttttataaatatctcaACGCGtgttatattctattatttatactgCTTGGATGCGCGTATTTTTTTGCGCATTTCCATAAATGCAGAAAATATACCGCGAGGGATAGTTATTTTTAACGATTGGTAAACCAGGCTTGCATTATAGTTGCGCCGGTTTTGCGTTTGTAATAAAATGCGCAGGAATCCAATTATTTATTGCGCCTTTAATTGGCtgcaatatttgatatatatatatcgtcatAGAGAATAGTCTAGGCATAtgccattatatatttttttaatgcttttgtTAACGGAGAAAATTGTACTATTCAGTTCTGAGTACAGTGGACATATGATAAATGAAAGATTGATACATAGCATTTTTTTTGTGCTTTTAATGCATCAAGCtttcataaattttcatttttcactttaaagtactgaataatatgttaatttttctccTTTGTCTGCTATTATTGCAGTTCTTAACTGCGTTTTTGTCTTGTTCTGCATAAAACGTATTTGTGATATGTTAAAATGGCGTTAGATTGTGTTGAATGCGGAGTACATACATATGTGAGAAATCTCTGTTCTCCGTGCAAATGAGAAGAAGATGCCTTATCGTAACGGATTATTTATAAAGGTGAGATTTTTCTGTACCTGatttaatttgcgttttaatATGTTCTATCCCAAATCATTAGTGATCTTTTGAGTAAGAATTTGCTTTTCTCGAACTATTTTGCCAAGTTTTATGGCTTGATCTTTACTTTTCCCTTCTGCTGTATCGTTAGggaatatgaaatatatatttaaacatatttttatgtacatatttatgattataatttaaaCGATATTAATTAGCAATGAACGTAATAAGAGAGGTCTAcaaaagcattttgtaattaataagtcatttttatcatattgtaatataattcatCCAATAGTGTTTAAATATTATCATGTAAGCTTTGTGAATTCGGAAAGCTTAATGAATATTCACGTAGCGGATGATGAAATTTCCAATGCTGTTTGACTTGACGACAATTGCGATGACTTTCTCGATTTGCACGTGCGCTCTTGTAACACGTTTATTATTGCTGCGCTTCAAGAGGGATGCCAGCAATGCCCAAGCACCTTGCACCGGCCACCTTGCAGCACTCACATAAGCATAAATCTatctttctatctctctttttctcttttcctctttcatCACCGCCTGTATGCAAGATATATTTGTTATGATCACAAAAAACAGATTCAAAAGACAAAGTGTGTGCCCACGGGTCGTTCTCCGTTGCAATGTTCTTGGGTTTTGTCAATTTCAGGGAAGGAGGCGAGACCTTCGGTGGATTGTCGGGAATGCTGCGTCAGATTCTCTCGCCTTCGCCCGAGATCGGGGAGGCCGGTATGTCCATCAATTGTAATCTTCTACAGAACAACTCGATATTCTCGAACCAATCGTCGATGCTATCGTCGACTTTACTCCCTCCGCATTTTCAATCAGTATGCCCTGATCAGTCTCTGCTCGATCAGGTGCAAATCTTCACCGAGTCTTATCCATGTCCAACGTGCGGATTGGAGTTCCGAAGTGTCCTTAAGCTTAACTATCACATGCGAACGAGTCACGTCGTGCGTACGGAATTCGAGCATAGTATCGAGAATCAGCCGCGGTACTCTTGCGCGGTCTGCTCGCGAACCTTTGTTGCGTTGAACCACCTGAGGATGCACGAGGTCACACATTCCGCGCCTGTACCCACGTGTGCATCGACTTCCGTTACTCTCGCTACGTCGTCCGGCGGTAATATGGAGAAAACGTTTGCCTGCGATTTCTGCCAGGCAAGCTTTCGATATCGCACGCTACTGGAACGTCATCGGAGGATGCACCAGGAAGCCAGCCAGGAAAAACCATACTCCTGCCCAAGATGCTTAATGCGCTTTGAGACGCGCAACTCGTACAATCATCACGCTAAAACCCACAGACCATTACCGGCGAGTCATGATAATCGAATAATTGCGGGTAGCAATACGGTGTCGTCGCCAGTCGATCCGATAGTAACTAGTAATCTCGGTGTTGGCGGCAGCGACGGAAGTAGTGGTCCCATAATACCCGCAAAGTCCATGCCTTCTTATCCCTGCGACTCGTGCTCCAAACAATTTACGACCGCCGAGTCGTTGACCTCGCATAAAGCGGTGCACAGATCGCGACCGCTGGTCTGCGACGTATGCGGCAAGGGTTTCACGCATCGCAAGTATTACGTGGTGCACCAGCGCATCCACACCGGCGAAAGGCCGTATCTCTGTGCCATGTGCGGCAAATCGTTCACGCAGGCGTCGACGCTCACTGTGCATCGTCGTTATCATACGGGAGAGCGTCCGTACACCTGTACGCTCTGCGGAAAGGGATTTGTCACGCGAACAATTATGCTTAATCACATGAAGAAACATTGAGCCAACGATAGATCTACGAGATCTTTTGCTGCGCGCGATTAAATTCAAGATGTAAGGACATTTTAAATTCGAGGTGCAAAAAAAACGATGTTCTTATTTGATCTCGAAATCGAATATTTCATCAACACTCTctagagaaaaacatttttttaatttatatagaaaactATTATATAGAATCGCATAGTcgatgaacaaataaaaacttgatataattttcgagtaaaaaatGACATTCAAATCAAATCTATATGAAAATTAgaccaaaaaatattaatttgtaattattttgaaattttattattttaatattttttcttaagcAATTATTCGGTGATTTAGGAATTAGCACagtaactttaatttaaaaagaaaaatttgctaAAGGAGGTTACATTTAATTGCACATTGCACTTTTGTAACTGTTTATTGAAACCGGATTTTAATGACTAGtgtttgtaatttttcaaaaacatagttatttaaaagaagctaaaattcaaatattttttattaaaagtattcttTTTATTGGAATTGTATAGAGTGTTGATGTCCAAGTGCCTGAAATTACTCAAGTTACTATCGCAGTATAATAAATAAGTCGATATAATATAACGAACgaattaaaatgtgtaaattaaattttttatggacACGTCTACACGCGATATGTAACTCCGTATAGTTTcggataaaatatatttaatgatcaATCAAACCAGAATCACGAAAAGcgaataattatatgttataatcaTAAATGTTGTCATCACTGTGATATCGTTTGTATATTATACAAGATATTtagaataatgttaatattattagacGCATCGCGAAACTTTTTTTCTATCcttctaaatgaaagttgatGTGGCGTAATTCAGTTtctataataagaaaaattagtaCCTGCgcaata contains these protein-coding regions:
- the LOC105193261 gene encoding endothelial zinc finger protein induced by tumor necrosis factor alpha, whose product is MFLGFVNFREGGETFGGLSGMLRQILSPSPEIGEAGMSINCNLLQNNSIFSNQSSMLSSTLLPPHFQSVCPDQSLLDQVQIFTESYPCPTCGLEFRSVLKLNYHMRTSHVVRTEFEHSIENQPRYSCAVCSRTFVALNHLRMHEVTHSAPVPTCASTSVTLATSSGGNMEKTFACDFCQASFRYRTLLERHRRMHQEASQEKPYSCPRCLMRFETRNSYNHHAKTHRPLPASHDNRIIAGSNTVSSPVDPIVTSNLGVGGSDGSSGPIIPAKSMPSYPCDSCSKQFTTAESLTSHKAVHRSRPLVCDVCGKGFTHRKYYVVHQRIHTGERPYLCAMCGKSFTQASTLTVHRRYHTGERPYTCTLCGKGFVTRTIMLNHMKKH